In the Paenibacillus sp. FSL H7-0357 genome, one interval contains:
- a CDS encoding VOC family protein produces MAILKWDHLVHYVNDLDKPVEIFGDHGLIAFKGGSHKDWGTYNALSYFGLTYLEFLGIEDLELAKATEHNVVVRDAVNLLPEQEVLSRVVIRTNDIEEIAASLKAAGLSLSPIIDGKRLDNKGRLIEWRMMTIDGDFQGLVYPFIIQWNGTDEERLERLTASGVIQSHPAGHAEIVRAVFRVSDPAAAAEHWGALFGLPIEQSEVNNTFTLKIGDKSFAFLQGDENQFKQVIFETDSTGLKGKTIQVGAGEYVFV; encoded by the coding sequence ATGGCAATCCTGAAATGGGATCATTTAGTACACTATGTCAATGATCTGGATAAACCGGTTGAAATCTTCGGAGATCATGGTTTGATTGCTTTTAAGGGAGGTTCTCATAAGGATTGGGGAACCTATAATGCCTTAAGTTACTTTGGGCTAACCTATCTTGAGTTTCTTGGCATCGAGGATCTGGAATTAGCGAAGGCAACCGAGCACAATGTTGTAGTGAGGGATGCGGTTAACCTTCTTCCAGAACAGGAAGTCTTAAGCAGAGTTGTGATCCGGACGAATGATATTGAAGAAATCGCTGCTTCCTTGAAGGCAGCCGGTTTATCGTTATCTCCTATAATCGATGGTAAACGTCTGGATAATAAAGGAAGATTAATAGAGTGGCGGATGATGACCATAGATGGAGACTTTCAAGGACTGGTCTATCCGTTTATCATTCAATGGAACGGGACGGATGAAGAGCGATTGGAACGGTTAACGGCATCCGGAGTCATTCAATCCCATCCTGCGGGACATGCGGAAATCGTGAGGGCGGTATTCCGTGTCTCAGATCCTGCAGCCGCCGCTGAACATTGGGGAGCGTTATTTGGACTGCCAATTGAACAGTCAGAGGTTAATAACACCTTCACCCTTAAGATTGGAGATAAGTCTTTTGCTTTTCTGCAAGGGGATGAGAACCAATTCAAACAGGTCATTTTTGAAACGGATTCCACCGGATTAAAAGGAAAGACAATTCAAGTTGGTGCTGGTGAGTATGTGTTTGTTTAA